DNA sequence from the Streptomyces tsukubensis genome:
GGGCTGCGGTCGTAGTAGGCCCAGCGGCAGGTCGCGGACTCGCAGCACTTCAGACGCTGCCAGGTGCCGGCGATCAGGGAACCGGCGATCGCCCGGGCCACCCTGCGGGTCAGGGCGGGGGCCGGGGACGGTACGGGCGCCAGCGCCGCAGCGCCGTCGCCGGTGACCGTGACCGCGAGCGGCGCGGCGGCGAGCAGCACGCCCAGTTCCGAGGGGGGCGGGTCGCCGGGGACGGTATGGCCCGCGTGGGCCGTCAGGGCGGAGCGGAGTGCCTCGCGCAGGGCGCGGGCGGCGGGAACGTCCCCGGGGGCCAGCTCGAAGCGTGCGCGCCCTTCCGGGGTGTCCAGGGCGTCCGTCCCGGCTTCGAAATCGACGGTGTTGACCAGCGCTTCGATCAGCGCGAGACCGCCGGGCGCGGGTTCCCTCTCGTTCATGGTTGCGACGTTACCCCCAGAGGGGGACCATGAGGTAACCGTTACCCTCAGACCCGGTTCAGCAGTAACGCACCGGGCTCCGCCGGAGGAGAGTCATGAGCATCGCCACCGTCCATATGATCACCGTCGACTGTTCCGACCCGGCCGCTCTCGGCCGCTTCTACCAGGCCGTTCTCGGCGGTGAGCTGAAGGTGGAGGACGACGATTGGGCGGTGCTGCGGCCCGCCGGAGCGGGCCCGTCGCTGGGCTTCCAGACCGTGCCCGGCTACGTACCCCCGTCCTGGCCCGGTACGCCCGCGGAGACGCATCTCGACCTCCATGTCGACGATCCCGAGGCGGCGGAGAAGGCGGTCCTGGCCCTGGGCGCGACCTTGCTGGAGGCCCGCCCGGAGAACCGCTGGCGGGTGTACGCCGATCCGGCCGGGCACGCCTTCTGCCTCGGCTTCTGAGAGCCGCCGGAGACGGCAGCGACTGCAGCGACGGCGGAGGGCGCGCGGTCGTCGGACCGCGCGCCCTCTTCCGTACCCTCCGCGAACGGAGCCGTCAGCCGTCCAGTGCGGTGATCGTCGCGTTCGACGGGCCGCGGCGGGACTGCTCCTCCCGGGCCACGGCCTCCGCGTCCCGGAGCACCCGTACCGCATTGCCCCAGGTCAGCTTGGCGATCTCGGCCTCGGACCAGCTCCGGCGGAGCAGTTCGGCGATCAGGTTGGGATAGCCGGAGACATCGTCGAGCCCGGCCGGGGTGAACGCCGTGCCGTCGTAGTCGCCGCCGATGCCGATGTGGTCGACGCCCGCCGTCTCGCGCATATGGTCGAGATGGTCGGCGACCGTGGCCGCGGTGGCGACCGGGCGCGGGTGCGCCTCCTCGAAGGCGGCGTGGAGCTTCATCGCCGCGGGAGTGGTGTCGAGGTGGTGGAGGCCGTGGGCGCGGAGGTTCTCGTCGGCCGCGGCGGTCCAGTCGACGGCCGCCTGGAGCACGAACTTGGGGACGAAGGTCACCATCGCGACGCCCCCGTTGGCGGGGAGCCGTTCCAGGACGTCGTCGGGGACGTTGCGCGGATGGTCGCAGACGGCACGGGCGGAGGAGTGGGAGAAGACGACGGGAGCGGTCGTGGTGTCCAGGGCCGCCCGCATGGTCGCCGGGGCGACATGGGAGAGGTCGACCAGCATCCCGCAGCGGTTCATCTCCCGGACGACCTCACGGCCGAAGGCGGTGAGACCCCCGTGGGCCGGGGTGTCGGTCGCCGAGTCCGCCCAGTCGTTGTTGTCGTTGTGGGTGAGGGTCATATAGCGCACGCCGAGGGCGTGGAGCGCGCGCAGGCCGGCGAGGGAGTTGTTGATGGAGTGGCCGCCCTCGGCGCCCATCAGGGAGGCGATCCGGCCCTCGGCCCGGGCCTTCTCGACCTCGTCGGCGGTGGCCGCGGGCGCCAGATCGGCCGGATAGCGGTCGAGGAGCTGCCGTACGGCGTCGATCTGCTCCAGGGTCGCGCTCACCGCGTTGTCGCCGGTCAGCGACGAGGGGACATAGACCGACCAGAACTGCGCGCCCACCCCGCCGGACCGCAGCCGGGGGA
Encoded proteins:
- a CDS encoding CGNR zinc finger domain-containing protein, whose translation is MNEREPAPGGLALIEALVNTVDFEAGTDALDTPEGRARFELAPGDVPAARALREALRSALTAHAGHTVPGDPPPSELGVLLAAAPLAVTVTGDGAAALAPVPSPAPALTRRVARAIAGSLIAGTWQRLKCCESATCRWAYYDRSPAARGRWCSMAVCGARAKMRAYRARAAARPGA
- a CDS encoding VOC family protein codes for the protein MSIATVHMITVDCSDPAALGRFYQAVLGGELKVEDDDWAVLRPAGAGPSLGFQTVPGYVPPSWPGTPAETHLDLHVDDPEAAEKAVLALGATLLEARPENRWRVYADPAGHAFCLGF
- a CDS encoding dipeptidase, whose amino-acid sequence is MEPDSPTDEQSARARAILAAHPVVDGHNDLPWALREQVRYDLDRLGIDTDRTGVLHTDIPRLRSGGVGAQFWSVYVPSSLTGDNAVSATLEQIDAVRQLLDRYPADLAPAATADEVEKARAEGRIASLMGAEGGHSINNSLAGLRALHALGVRYMTLTHNDNNDWADSATDTPAHGGLTAFGREVVREMNRCGMLVDLSHVAPATMRAALDTTTAPVVFSHSSARAVCDHPRNVPDDVLERLPANGGVAMVTFVPKFVLQAAVDWTAAADENLRAHGLHHLDTTPAAMKLHAAFEEAHPRPVATAATVADHLDHMRETAGVDHIGIGGDYDGTAFTPAGLDDVSGYPNLIAELLRRSWSEAEIAKLTWGNAVRVLRDAEAVAREEQSRRGPSNATITALDG